The window CTCCTTATCCTTGGCCTGGCCAAAGCCTTTGGGCACCCCGCCTCTGCCCTCCGGTTCCACTTTCTAGGATTCATCCTGGAGTCCAGGCAGGGTGTTTCGGAGCTGTTTGCAATGACGAAATGTTCTGGTGAGCACTAGTAGGGAGGTCCTGGGGTTGTACAGTTGTCAAAGTGCGCTTTAGGGTCAGGCGTGTCCGGCGGGCAGAAGCCCCACGCACTGGGCAGCCCTAGAAGGCCGCACGCAGACAAACCACTGGCGAGGAGGGGACTTTTATTTTGCACAGTGCTCGGATTTCTTAGCAACGCGCAAGTATGCACAGAAGGCCTCAGACGGGGAGACGCCAGCCAGGAAACGTCCTCTGGGAGCGCGTAAAGGACAGCGTAGAGGCTCCCAGCAACCCTTGCGGTGGTGTTAACGTCATCAAAGCGCACCGGAAGTGTGGCGGCAGCAGCGGAGCCACGTGTGGAGCAGAGAGCCGGCGTACGCTGGGTGAGTTTTTGAGCTGGGATGCGCGGCTAGGGCGGGAGAGGCGCTCCGGGCTTGCCTGCAGGTCCCGTGCTGTTCCGCGTGGAGCCAGCCTCCCTGCCGTCGGGAGCCCGCCCGAGGTACTCGGGGCAAGGGGTTCCGGAATCCTAGCTTGGAGGTGACTTCGCTCTCCCGCTGCTGCACGCCTCTCAGAGGCCGCCGCCGTCACAGctggggaatgaagaaaagactttGCACTGGTCCTTCTTGTGCGGGGATCCTTGGGCTTCTACCATTGCACACTCTCTTGTGTCCTCCCAGATCTAGAAGGGCTCCATATGTCAAGCTAGGGCGCAGCTCTGTTGGGTTGCCCGATCAAGTCAGTTACCCATACTGCTCAGAACTCGGGCCTCACAGACCTCTACCCAAACCACGGACCCTCATCCTGCCTcctggtcctctgacctcacacccacacaccactTCCCCAGGTCCCTGACACTTGGCAGATGTTAACACCATGAGCTTTGTGGCATACGAGGAGCTGATCAAAGAAGGCGACACAGCCATCCTGTCATTAGGCCATGGCTCGATGATGGCAGTGCGTGTGCAGCGTGGGGCACAGACCCAGACCCGGCATGGCGTCCTGCGGCACTCAGTTGACCTCATTGGCCGCCCATTTGGCTCCAAGGTGATCTGCAGCAGAGGCGGCTGGGTGTATGTACTTCACCCCACTCCTGAGCTCTGGACAGTGAACTTGCCCCACCGCACACAGATCCTCTACTCCACCGATATTGCCTTACTTACCATGATGCTGGAGCTGCGACCCGGTTCTGTGGTCTGTGAATCAGGTGAGCTCCTGTGGTGTCTTCAGACCTGAGCATCTACATAAATCGGAAGTCAGATCCACAGTTAAACAGTTTGCAGCCAACCCTTCTTGCAGATGTATGCTGAAGTTACTTGGTTTCTATTCTAGCAACTCCACTTGGTGGGGAGGGTGTGACTGCAGGGAGTGAAGACAGAGCAGAGAAACTTAGTGTCTACTGTCAAGTGACACCTGGTGGGGACCAACGGggttggagaaggaaggggaggaggcggTGGTGCCTATGAAGGTCTTTGGCTTGCTTTGGTGTGTCAGGGCTAGACTTGCTTGGTGCTGGCCAAGGTGCTGACTGCTCACCTCCAGGCCAGTTGTCCTTTCCTGGAGGAAGGCTGGTTACCCCAAGAGCTCACTGTAGTGAAAATTCTGCCCCACACTCATTCACAGCCGGGGAGTGGGTAGAAGTGCCCGAGAGCTAGCTGTCTCTCACAGTCATACCGCTAGGTGCTGTGGCCTGGTGCAGCAGTCTAGGCATGTATCTCTGACAAGAGTGGTTCTTGGACCAGTTGTGCCTCGATCCTTGGTGGTGTGTTTGTGGTGGGCTAGGAGACGGGTTCAGGTCACAAGAGTTCCCATTTTCCCTGTTGCTGGCTTTCTCAGACTTTATATTGCTTCCTCCCttcagagggagacagaggacagCAGAATTCAGAGCCAGCCCTGACAACTCTGTGCGCCCTGCAGTAGGCACTATCCTCTTTCAGGCCCTCACCCCTTTCCAGTCAACACACTCCTGTGCTCCCATGAGGTACCGAGTTCCCTCAAAAAGACAGGACAGGCAGTGAGCCGTGACCGTTCGGTGCTACTGATGGTGAGAAACTTATAATCAGGGATGCTCATTTGAGAGGACTTAGTGGGAATCCCCCAAACTCAGAAAGTCAGGGATCTGAGAAGGTGACCTTTGAGTTAAAAATGATGAGGTACTACAGAAAGCCAAAGAAAAGTTGTGCAAATGCCCTGAGGTAGGAGTACGGTGCTGTTGCACGTTGGCAAGACCACTGTGGAGCAGGAAGTGAGGACAGAGGAGCAGGAAGTGAGGTTGGGAGGCAAGAAGAGAACCCCCCAGAGGGCTGTCAGAAGTCTGGAGTCTCCCTCGCATGGGAAAGTAAGGCTTGCCTCTGTGCAAAGGGTAGATCTGATTGACAGTGGTCAAAAGAACAGAGGCAGGACCAGTGTCTGTAGATAGCAAAGAGGGAGGGACCTGGCGGATGAGGCCCAGGGGTAGCAGAAAGAATCACGGTGATTGGAGGTGGGGTGGCAAAGTGGATCTTGATGGTGGGTGACTGAACAGTCTGACCCCCGTGGTGGGTGTCACTTCCTGGGTCTTGGATAGGGTCCAGCTTTGATCTAAGTTTTTGAGGGGTAGTTGTAGAACATGCTACAGTGGGGTCAAGAGGACACATTGCTAGATGTGGTCACCAAGCAGGGGTGCTTGGAGCTGTGGAAGGGGCAGTTATGGGGTGAGTGGAGACAGATTAGCCCGGGTCCTGGAGTGTATGGAGTCAGGTGAAGACGGGTAGCCCTGCTTCTAAGGAAGAGTGCAGGCGTTTCGACAGACTGGTGACCTTGTGGGAAGGGTGGAGCAGGGTGGCTTTAGATCACGTGAGTTCAAGCAAGAGCAGGTAGAATTGCCCctgtgtggtgaggggtgggttTAGCAGGGTTGGTGTGGGGAGGATGAACTGACCTGAGTGAGTCCAGGAGCTTGCAGGATGAggagaaaataagatggacagcTGTCAGCGAGACCCATGGGTAAATAACATGGACAGCTGTCAGCGAGACCCGTGGGTAAGTAAGATGGACAGCTGTCAGCGAGACCCATGGGTAAATAACATGGACAGCTGTCAGCGAGACCCGTGGGTAAGTAAGATGGACAGCTGTCAGCGAGACCCGTGGGTAAGTAAGATGGACAGCTGTCATCGAGACCCGTGGGTAAATAACATGGACAGCTGTCAGCGAGACCCATGGGTAAATAACATGGACAGCTGTCAGCGAGACCCATGGGTAAATAACATGGACAGCTGTCAGCGAGACCCATGGGTAAGTAAGATGGACAGCTGTCAGCGAGACCCATGGGTAAATAAGATGGACAGCTGTCAGCGAGACCCATGGGTAAATAAGATGGCCAGCTGTCAGCGAGACCCATGGGTTGATCATAGTTTAGAAGAGGCTAGGTCAGGATAGGACAGGCCAGCATTAGCCCTGCCCAGACTCACCTGTGTCAGCCCCACAGGCTGCCCTGTCCTCACCTGTGCCTATACTGCACAGCTCAACATTCCAAACCTAGAGCTGAGGCTGCCTAGAGCAGCCATGTAGCTCATGATATGATATCTACCTCTGACCCTCAGGTCAGCTGTCCTCTTAGGCCTGTTTGAACTCCTTCCTCCCAAAGAGGGAGCTGTTTATGGGTGGGTCCTCAGATGACCCTTCAGTCCTCTCTTGTCCTGCCAGGCACGGGCAGTGGGTCTGTCTCCCATGCCATCATCCGCAGCATCGCCCCCACTGGCCACCTACACACAGTGGAGTTCCACCAGCAGCGGGCAGACAAGGCCCGGGAGGAGTTCCAGGAGCATCGAGTGAGCCAGTGGGTGACTGTGCACACCCAGGATGTGTGCCGCAGTGGCTTTGGTGTGATCCACGTGGCTGATGCTGTCTTCTTGGACATCCCATCACCCTGGGAAGCTGTGGGCCATGCCTGGGATGCCCTCAAGGTTGAAGGTGTGTAGTGGTGTCGGTAAGGGTGCTGGTGGGGGGCTGAGCTTCTGGGTCATCTAGATCCCAGGGAGACCCAGGTTCCTGTAGGCCACAGTAGCAATGGCCAGGCCAGGGCTCCTTCTGTCCCAAAGTGAGGACCGGCTAGGGCTGGCTAGAGACCAGGGTTAAGGAAAGATGGGTCCCATTCTTCAGCCAAGAGAGGAACTTACTGGGGCCCTGGGGCCTGGCAGCTCCATCCAAGTGTAGGCAGGATCTGCATGACAGCACTCCAGGCCTGGATCCAATATGGAGGTCATAGGCAGTCCCCTGCCCCCAGCCATTTCCTGCAGACTCTCCACACCCGTGCTGCAGAGCCAGGCAGCTGGACCCTTTTAGGGAAGATGCTGTGGGGGCGGAGCGATGGGGAGGCCTGGAGAAGGTCGGCCCTGAGCCAGAGAGGCGGctggtgagtcccagggatttTGCCTTTTCTGGAGAAGAAACAGGCTTGGCAGCCAGGGCTGCTTTCCTCCCAGCTCTGTACAGAGGGCGGGGAGCCTCAGACAGGCAGGAGCCCAGGCCCTCCTGCTGCCTCAGGCTCTGCCCATATCCCTGTGTCCCTTGTGATGCTGAGGTGGCCTAGAGCTGGGCGGAGAATCCTGGAGGTCCACACCTGAAGGTTCCCTGATGCAGGGTCCTTGGTTTGGTCCAGCCCCTTTGAGGTCCAAGCCAGGCCGGACTCAGCCTTGCAGAGTAGTCCAGAGGCACTTGTGCCTGTGTTTCGGTTTGTCCCACGtccccctcttctggactcttcctgTGTCTTGATGCTCTAGGTCCTTGGGTCCTTTTTTGTATGCTTGGTGTTTTCTAACACTGCCCGTGTCTGGTGGCTTCTGGCAGTGCGGTATGTGGTGTGCTCTGCTCTTTAGTGACAGTGGGCTCTCGGGACCAACATcaggcctcctcctccttcatacCTGCCAGGTGTCCCATGTCAGGGAGCACTGTGGGTACCAGGGACATTTGTACACACTCCTTCCCTGCCCTGGCTTGCTCATGATCCCCTGCCAAGACACAGATAGGGCACTCTCAGTCTCTGGGCGGGCCGCGTGAAGCCTGTGGGCTGCCCCAGTGGGGGGCAGCAGGGAGGAGCTCAGGATGTGCCCGCTTTAGGCTCCTCCTGTTCCCCAAGCCAACGACAGCCTCTAATTTCCTGTGACAGCAGCAGCCCACACACCGCCCCATGCTCCCCTATTGTTAGAGCTATTCTTGGGCCTGGCTCTGACAACCCTGACCCCCAGCCCTCCACTGCCTCCTACAAGGCACACTGGCAATGCCTGCTGGCAGCCAGGGAAACCCAGGCATCTTGGGCTTCGTCCTGGCTGCTGACCTGGGCTCCTGCCCCATGGGTCAGCAGGTAGGGTATAGCTCTACAACTTCCCATGGCCCCTGCATAGCTCCTTCCGGGGTGGGTTGTGGGTGCTACTGGCCCTGCCCTCTGACCCTGTGTCTTGCTCCTACAGGTGGACGCTTCTGCTCCTTCTCTCCATGCATTGAGCAGGTGCAGCGCACGTGCCAGGCGCTGGCAGCCCATGGCTTCACAGAGCTCAGCACCCTGGAGGTGCTGCCACAGGTGTACAATGTACGCACTGTCAGTCTGCCCTTGCCTGACCTGGGGGCCAATGACCTAGAGGTCAGCGTGGGCTCCGATGCCAGCCCCTTCCGTAGTGGCACACCCATGAAGGAGACTGTAGGGCACACTGGCTACCTGACTTTTGCCACCAAGACTCCAGGCTAGTGGGCCTGGACAGGAGTATCACGGGCAAGCAAGGAGGCCAGAAGCTGCCTTATATGGTCAGCCGCTGCCTGTGGGCTGGTGTTTAGAAATAGATGGCAGGGTGGGGCAGGGGCCTCCTGGGTGGGTGAGGGGGGTGAGTAGGCTGGCCTTGTTCAGGAGGGAGGCATTCCTATGTTCTGAGAGGGAACCCTCCACCTCATCACAGCCCGTCTCCAGCTCTGTCCTGTCTGCTTTTTGTCAACATGAAGTCTCCCCTGCTATAGGCTCTCCTGGGTGTGGAGACCAAATGGTACAAGCTGAGGGCAGAGGAAGCTCTGGGCATTGCCTAAAGCCTGAGCTGATCTACAGGGCCAATGGACTGTCTCATCCCTGGTCCAAGGCTCCAGCCACTGGTGGTCCACAGCCAAAAGCTGTGGTTCAGCTAACCCAGAAAGCATGGCCCTGCCTTTCTCTCCTCCGAACTTCTCCAGGACTGATGaagggaccaggctggcctagagatcCAAGGTGGTGAGCCACTAGCCTTGAGTGCTGTACAGGCCATGTGTGAGCACTTGTACCCAGAATTCCTGTCATCTAGAATTAGGCATCCTGTGGAAGCGGTCCAGTAGGATAGGGCTATGCCTCCAGTGACCCGTCAAGCCCATGTTGGAGCAAGGGTCAAAGAGGGGCCACGGACCTGCTGCACATGTCACCTTGGGCCTGGCGTCTATACCTGGTGTGTGGCTAGCTTCAGGGGAGTCTCAGTGCCCGCATCATATTGGCGTGGGGCTGCCTTGCAGCTGCTGCTGATGCATGGAACCAGCCATTGGGAGAATTGCCCGTGTCATATTGGCCCCTGAGGGTACCTAGTGGAGCAATAAATGTTTTGTCCTACTGTGCTGACTGTCCTGGCTGCTGGAGGGACTGGCTTTCAGTTGTTGTCCAGGCCTACTGGCCCATACTTGGCGTCCTGACCTCTGTCCTTTCCTCTCGATCCTGAGTAGGTACTTTGGGGACTCCAAGCTCTAGAACAGAATCCCAGGGCTCTTCATAAAGGCACAAGTGTGTGGCCACCTCCACCCACTACAGAAAGGGCCTCTTGTTCCTGGAGGTGGAGGGAGTAGTGGGTCTCTGTGGCTTAGGGTACCAGGCCTCCCTCTGGAGCTCTTGTTCCACTCTCCTTCCCACATTTCCTTGAGTAACTAACTCAACATCCCTGGTGGTGCCTTCCCAGGCTGCCCATTCCCTGTGCAGAGTCAACTAGGGTCACCTGTGGATGAAAGGTCCCCAGCCTGGGAGGCCTGTGTGCCTTCAGAGCTGTTCAGGGTCCCTAGGACCATTAGCCTTGTTCCAAGGGGCTTTAAGTTAATGCCTAGCCTGGAGGACACAAGAGAGGTCCCTGGGCCATGTCACACATAAAGTGGGTCACTTCAGTGCCAGGAGTTCCTAAAAGGTTGTCAGCTGGATGACCTGCGCACCTGTGGCAGGCACCCTGCTTACCTGGCTTGACTCCCATGTTCTCTGTCCTTGGGGAAGGGTTCCCGGCCAACAGGTAAACGGCAAGAGGCAGAGTTACCTTGTAGCAGAGCTCGGCTCAGTTGTGGAACACAGACCATTAGCCAGTAAGGCCCAGGACATCATTTTTTCATATGGGGCTCATGAGGCTAGATGTCCTGGGGGAGTTACCAAGGCCTGGGTGAGGAGCTGTGGCCAAGGCTGGAAAAACCCAATCGACCTACTGTCCTGTGGGATAACCAAATTCTGGCTTTTGTATTATCTGGGCCTTAGAGGACTAGTCCAACCCCGGTTCACCTCTGAGCCCAGCTCAGACTCGAGCTCCACCTGGCACTGAACTTAGCCATGAACTTTGTGTCTCTAAGGCTCTGCTCAAATcttcctcatttatttatttatttatttatttatttatttattgagcagggtttctcagtttcgctctagctggcctggaacttgttctgtagaccaggttgaccttaaaatcagaaatctgcctgcctctgcctcctgggtgctgggattaaaggagtgcaccttGCTTAGGTAAATCATCCCTTCTtaattgtttcccagacctaccCACTTCCAGCCAAGAGCATTCAGCTCAGCTGTCCCTCTGCCCCAC is drawn from Peromyscus eremicus chromosome 14, PerEre_H2_v1, whole genome shotgun sequence and contains these coding sequences:
- the Trmt61a gene encoding tRNA (adenine(58)-N(1))-methyltransferase catalytic subunit TRMT61A, encoding MSFVAYEELIKEGDTAILSLGHGSMMAVRVQRGAQTQTRHGVLRHSVDLIGRPFGSKVICSRGGWVYVLHPTPELWTVNLPHRTQILYSTDIALLTMMLELRPGSVVCESGTGSGSVSHAIIRSIAPTGHLHTVEFHQQRADKAREEFQEHRVSQWVTVHTQDVCRSGFGVIHVADAVFLDIPSPWEAVGHAWDALKVEGGRFCSFSPCIEQVQRTCQALAAHGFTELSTLEVLPQVYNVRTVSLPLPDLGANDLEVSVGSDASPFRSGTPMKETVGHTGYLTFATKTPG